A genomic region of Nymphalis io chromosome 3, ilAglIoxx1.1, whole genome shotgun sequence contains the following coding sequences:
- the LOC126781002 gene encoding LOW QUALITY PROTEIN: succinate--hydroxymethylglutarate CoA-transferase-like (The sequence of the model RefSeq protein was modified relative to this genomic sequence to represent the inferred CDS: substituted 2 bases at 2 genomic stop codons): MRVVERVIFKCINVSKFLLTPKQCILTAKYSTKCDGLLSDINVLDLTRVVAGPFCTMTLGDLGANIIKVESLDGDEARKWGPPFVEGSKDSYYFMAINRNKKSICIDLKTMEGKQVVYDLARKCDIVVENFLPGKLDKLGVGYEKLSGINPKLIYCAITGFGPVGPYASKPGYDVVISAMGGMLNATGEKNGNPVKPGVAITDVTTGLHAFGAIMTALYYRDKTGRGQKIDCDLLSTQISSMINIANIYLNCGIEGQRWGTAHANLVPYQAFKTKDGFIVIGTGSNAQFIDFCKLINRQDLISDERFKDNASRVKHRDEIVEIISEIIVTKTKKEWSSIFKNASFPNGPVNNMGDVFSDEHVKDIGLVKELPHNVAGTIKMVGPPTLYSEGGNFARTAPPTLGQHTRDVLTNFLGYDSTKIEELFGNKVVQXTYTYXCIVNHVSLFGTQESVERVAVITLRPTRNQQRKKVVWTEDTVDNENMNKKKSKCCCIYEKPHRFGESDSEDSDDECEHCFGHVERKHKKHHTATVTTTEIQETVEQTASITLQQSEPAPAPPDRPPTNG; the protein is encoded by the exons ATGAGAGTTGTAGAAAGAGTTATCTTTAAGTGTATTAATGTTtcgaaatttttattaacacctaaGCAATGTATTTTAACCGCTAAATATTCAACAAAGTGCGATGGATTACTTAGCGATATTAATGTCCTAGATTTAACTAGAGTCGTTGCGGGACCTTTTTGCACTATGACCCTAGGTGATTTAGGCgcgaatattattaaagttgaaAGCCTAGATGGTGATGAGGCTAGAAAATGGGGTCCCCCTTTTGTTGAAGGTTCTAAGGATTCATATTACTTTATGGCTAtaaataggaataaaaaaagtatttgcaTTGATTTAAAAACTATGGAAG GTAAGCAGGTTGTGTATGATCTAGCCAGGAAATGTGATATAGTTGTGGAAAATTTTCTTCCTGGAAAACTAGATAAGCTCGGTGTTGGCTACGAAAAGCTAAGTGGAATTAATCCAAAGTTAATATACTGCGCAATCACAGGGTTCGGTCCTGTTGGACCTTATGCAAGTAAACCGGG CTATGATGTTGTTATATCCGCTATGGGGGGTATGTTAAATGCTACCGGAGAAAAGAATGGCAATCCAGTGAAGCCAGGAGTTGCTATTACTGATGTAACGACAGGACTTCACGCGTTTGGGGCAATCATGACCGCCTTGTACTATAGGGACAAGACTGGTCGAGGTCAAAAAATTGATTGTGATCTTTTATCCACTCAAATATCAAGCATGATCAACATCGCTAATATTTACTTGAACTGTGGTATTGAAGGGCAGAGATGGGGCACAGCACATGCCAACCTTGTCCCCTACCAAGCCTTCAAAACTAAAGACGGTTTCATAGTTATCGGTACAGGATCTAATGCACAATTCATTGATTTTTGCAAATTAATCAACAGACAAGATTTAATCTCCGATGAGCGTTTCAAAGACAACGCGTCAAGAGtcaaacatcgtgacgaaatcGTAGAGATTATCAGCGAGATAATTGTTACTAAGACAAAGAAAGAATGGTCGTCGATTTTCAAAAATGCCTCGTTTCCGAACGGTCCCGTTAACAATATGGGCGACGTTTTTAGCGATGAACACGTCAAAGATATTGGTTTAGTCAAAGAATTGCCGCATAACGTTGCGGGAACCATCAAAATGGTCGGACCCCCAACTTTATACTCAGAAGGGGGGAATTTCGCAAGAACGGCACCACCCACTTTGGGTCAGCATACAAGAGATGTTCTGACTAATTTCTTGGGGTATGATAGCACGAAAATTGAAGAATTGTTTGGAAACAAGGTTGTCCAATAAACTT atacatattaatgcATAGTTAATCATGTTTCTTTATTCGGGACCCAGGAGTCCGTGGAGCGCGTGGCGGTGATCACGCTCCGGCCGACGCGGAATCAACAGCGGAAGAAGGTTGTCTGGACTGAGGACACCGTAGATAACGAAAATATGAACAAGAAGAAATCTAAAT GTTGTTGTATATACGAGAAGCCTCATCGCTTCGGCGAGTCCGACTCGGAGGATAGCGACGATGAATGTGAGCACTGTTTTGGGCACGTCGAGCGCAAGCACAAGAAGCACCACACAGCAACAGTGACAACAACAGAAATACAG GAGACCGTAGAGCAAACAGCATCAATAACGCTACAGCAGAGCGAGCCAGCACCCGCGCCGCCGGACCGGCCCCCGACAAACGGCTAA